The genome window GGAAGTCAATATTGAGCGCGCTTTCCCCAGTGCAGACTTTACGGTCCAAGAAAAGGCCGGCAGCGGCTTATCAGGGATTTTAGAGGCGGTCAAAAGGATTCTGGAATAGGGAGGGAAAATGTCTTTTTGGGATTTGAATAATTTGAAACTGGAAGCTTTTCGGCCTGGAATATTCAGCAAAGCCGAAATCGGCGATGGGCTAATTATGGCATACATGAAGATCGATGCGCATCAGGAAGATACCGGCCATGAGCATTCTTTTGATCAATGCGAAATTGTTGTGAAGGGCCAGATTGAAATGTTTATTGGAGACGAGCGCAAAATTCTGGCAGAAAATGAAACTTATTTTGCGCCCGCGGGGATAAAGCATGGCTGGAAAACTGCAGATAGGCCAGCCATGATATTGGAC of Desulfobacterales bacterium contains these proteins:
- a CDS encoding cupin domain-containing protein, with translation MSFWDLNNLKLEAFRPGIFSKAEIGDGLIMAYMKIDAHQEDTGHEHSFDQCEIVVKGQIEMFIGDERKILAENETYFAPAGIKHGWKTADRPAMILDVSIKQN